A genomic region of Mesobacillus jeotgali contains the following coding sequences:
- the lon gene encoding endopeptidase La, with the protein MANKNEHTVPLLPLRGLLVYPTMVLHLDVGREKSVQALEKAMVDDHLIYLTTQKDISIDEPGEEDLYQMGTLTRVKQMLKLPNGTIRVLVEGLSRAEIIELFDENDHYSCKVRTFEDDETKDVEDEALMRTMLEYFEQYIKMSKKISAETYASVSDIEEPGRMADIIASHLPLKLKEKQEILETIDIKDRMNRVIEIIHNEKEVLGLEKKIGQRVKRSMERTQKEYYLREQMKAIQKELGEKEGKTGEIAELTEKIELAGMPENVKETALKELDRYEKVPTTSAESAVIRNYIEWLVALPWSKSTEDDLDISKAEKILDKDHYGLEKVKERVLEYLAVQKLTNSLKGPILCLAGPPGVGKTSLARSIAKSLNRNFVRVSLGGVRDESEIRGHRRTYVGAMPGRVIQGMKKAGTINPVFLLDEIDKMSNDFRGDPSSAMLEVLDPEQNHNFSDHYIEEPYDLSKVMFIATANNLSTVPGPLLDRMEIINIAGYTEQEKLHIAKDHLLPRQIKDHGLSKSQLQMKDEAITKVIRYYTRESGVRSLERQLASICRKTAKIVVSGEKKRVIVSEKNVEDFLGKTKFRYGQAELEDQIGVATGLAYTTVGGDTLQIEVSLSPGKGKLVLTGKLGDVMKESAQAAFSYVRSKAKELDIDPDFHEKNDIHIHVPEGAVPKDGPSAGITIATALVSALSGKPIRREVGMTGEITLRGRVLPIGGLKEKSLSAHRAGLTKVICPKDNEKDIDDIPESVRKELEFVLVSHLDEVLKHALASGDSQ; encoded by the coding sequence ATGGCGAATAAGAATGAGCACACTGTCCCACTTCTGCCGCTGCGCGGTTTGCTTGTGTACCCGACGATGGTTCTGCATTTGGATGTAGGACGAGAAAAATCGGTACAGGCATTGGAGAAGGCAATGGTGGATGACCATTTAATCTATCTCACAACCCAAAAGGATATATCCATAGATGAACCAGGCGAGGAGGACTTGTACCAGATGGGTACATTGACTCGCGTCAAACAAATGCTGAAGCTCCCTAACGGAACGATCCGCGTGTTGGTTGAAGGATTGTCCAGAGCTGAGATCATTGAACTTTTTGATGAGAATGACCATTATTCCTGTAAAGTAAGAACCTTTGAAGATGATGAAACAAAGGATGTCGAAGATGAAGCATTAATGAGGACAATGCTCGAGTATTTCGAACAATACATAAAAATGTCCAAGAAAATCTCTGCGGAAACGTATGCATCTGTTTCTGATATTGAAGAGCCGGGCAGGATGGCTGATATCATCGCTTCCCATCTTCCGCTTAAACTTAAAGAGAAGCAGGAAATTCTCGAGACGATTGACATCAAGGACCGGATGAATCGTGTCATTGAAATCATCCATAATGAAAAAGAAGTGCTTGGCCTCGAGAAAAAGATTGGCCAGCGTGTAAAGCGTTCCATGGAACGTACGCAAAAGGAATATTATTTGCGTGAACAGATGAAGGCCATACAGAAGGAGCTTGGTGAGAAGGAAGGAAAGACAGGAGAAATTGCTGAGCTTACCGAAAAAATCGAGCTTGCCGGAATGCCTGAAAATGTGAAGGAAACTGCTTTGAAGGAACTCGATCGTTACGAAAAGGTGCCGACGACTTCTGCAGAAAGCGCAGTAATCCGCAATTATATTGAATGGCTTGTTGCTTTGCCTTGGTCAAAGTCGACAGAGGATGATCTTGATATCAGCAAAGCTGAAAAGATCCTTGATAAGGACCATTACGGACTGGAAAAAGTAAAGGAAAGGGTTCTTGAGTATCTTGCTGTCCAGAAGCTGACGAACTCATTAAAAGGACCAATCCTTTGTCTGGCTGGACCTCCGGGAGTCGGTAAAACAAGCTTGGCCAGGTCGATCGCTAAATCCCTGAACCGTAATTTTGTAAGGGTGTCTTTAGGCGGTGTCCGTGATGAGTCAGAAATTCGCGGCCACAGAAGGACTTATGTCGGTGCTATGCCGGGCAGGGTCATCCAGGGAATGAAGAAAGCTGGAACGATCAACCCAGTGTTCCTTCTCGATGAAATCGATAAAATGTCCAATGATTTCCGCGGAGATCCTTCTTCAGCGATGCTAGAGGTGCTCGATCCCGAACAAAATCATAATTTCAGCGATCATTACATTGAAGAGCCATATGACCTTTCAAAAGTAATGTTCATCGCTACAGCCAATAATCTTTCAACAGTACCTGGCCCATTGCTCGACAGAATGGAGATTATCAATATTGCAGGCTATACAGAGCAGGAAAAGCTGCACATAGCCAAGGATCATCTCCTTCCAAGACAAATCAAGGACCATGGTCTGTCAAAATCCCAGCTTCAGATGAAGGATGAAGCGATTACGAAAGTAATTCGTTATTATACACGGGAATCTGGTGTGCGCTCCCTTGAGAGGCAGCTCGCATCAATCTGCAGAAAAACTGCGAAAATCGTTGTTTCTGGAGAGAAAAAACGTGTGATCGTTAGCGAGAAGAACGTAGAGGACTTCCTTGGAAAAACGAAGTTCAGGTATGGTCAGGCTGAGTTGGAAGACCAGATAGGTGTTGCCACTGGTCTCGCTTATACAACAGTTGGTGGCGATACACTCCAAATAGAAGTTTCCCTGTCGCCAGGAAAGGGCAAGCTCGTCCTTACTGGAAAGCTTGGGGATGTTATGAAGGAATCTGCCCAGGCTGCCTTCAGCTATGTGCGTTCAAAGGCGAAGGAGCTGGACATTGACCCGGACTTCCATGAAAAAAATGATATCCATATCCATGTTCCTGAGGGTGCTGTTCCGAAAGATGGTCCTTCAGCGGGTATTACGATTGCAACTGCGCTTGTATCTGCTCTGTCAGGAAAACCGATCCGCAGGGAAGTGGGAATGACAGGAGAAATAACGCTTAGAGGACGTGTATTGCCAATTGGCGGTCTCAAGGAAAAATCTTTGAGCGCCCACAGAGCAGGCCTAACAAAGGTTATTTGTCCAAAGGATAATGAAAAAGATATTGATGATATTCCAGAAAGTGTACGTAAGGAGCTTGAATTTGTGTTAGTTTCTCATTTAGATGAAGTACTGAAGCACGCTCTCGCCAGCGGTGATTCTCAATGA